The following coding sequences are from one Leishmania major strain Friedlin complete genome, chromosome 36 window:
- a CDS encoding putative Transitional endoplasmic reticulum ATPase, producing MADAVGNTNSKVKLNKLIVEEPYNDDNSVVSLNPKRMEELNIFRGDTVLVKGKKHRSTVCIAMEDDECPPEKIKMNKVARRNIRIHLGDTIRIMPCKDVPYGNRVHLLPIDDTVENLTGDLFENFLKPYFLESYRPVKKGDSFVCRGAMRSVEFKVVEVDPGDYCIVSPDTIIHSEGDPIHREDEEALDGVGYDDIGGCRKQLNQIREMVELPIRHPELFKNIGIKPPRGILLYGPPGSGKTLIARAVANETGAFFFLINGPEIMSKMAGESESNLRKAFEEAEKNAPSIIFIDEIDSIAPKREKAQGEVEKRIVSQLLTLMDGMKSRSQVIVMAATNRPNTIDPALRRFGRFDRELDIGVPDETGRLEIIRIHTKNMKLADDIDLEKVAKDSHGFVGADLAQLCTEAAMQCIREKLSIIDWEDDTIDAEVMNAMCVTQEHFREAMAKTNPSALRETQVETPNVVWEDVGGLLDVKRELQELVQYPVEYPWKFEKYGMSPPKGVLFYGPPGCGKTLLAKAIATECQANFISIKGPELLTMWFGESEANVRDVFDKARAAAPCVLFFDELDSVAKSRGAHGDGGASDRVINQILTEMDGMNVKKNVFIIGATNRPDVLDPAIMRPGRLDQLIYIPLPDKASRVAIIKASFRKSPLASDVDVDQIAAATHGFSGADLSGICQRACKMAIRESINKEIQLEELKKSGQLDENADIDPVPEITRAHVEEAMRGARRSVSDADIRRYDMFKTSLQQSRAFGASNPPPAEAAAPAGSGAPPPADDDDLYS from the coding sequence ATGGCCGACGCTGTTGGGAACACAAACTCGAAGGTGAAGCTAAACAAGCTGATCGTCGAGGAGCCGTACAATGACGACAACAGTGTTGTGTCGCTGAACCCGAAGCggatggaggagctgaacaTCTTTCGCGGTGACACCGTTCTCGTGAAGGGCAAGAagcaccgcagcaccgtctgCATCGCGATGGAGGACGACGAGTGCCCGCCGGAAAAAATCAAGATGAACAAAGTCGCGCGCCGCAACATCCGCATTCACCTCGGCGACACCATTCGCATCATGCCCTGCAAGGATGTTCCATACGGAAACCGCGTTCACCTGCTGCCAATCGATGACACGGTGGAGAACCTCACTGGTGACTTGTTCGAGAACTTTTTGAAGCCGTACTTTTTGGAGTCGTACCGGCCCGTGAAGAAGGGTGACTCCTTCGTCTGCCGTGGCGCTATGCGCTCTGTGGAATTCAAGGTAGTGGAGGTGGACCCGGGTGATTACTGCATCGTGTCGCCGGACACGATCATCCACTCCGAGGGTGATCCGATCCATcgagaggacgaggaggcgcttgaCGGAGTCGGCTACGACGACATTGGCGGTTGCCGCAAGCAGCTGAACCAGATCCGCGAGATGGTCGAGCTCCCCATTCGCCACCCGGAGCTGTTCAAGAACATTGGCATCAAGCCCCCGCGTGGCATCTTGCTTTACGGCCCTCCCGGGAGCGGCAAGACGCTCATCGCGCGCGCTGTCGCAAACGAGACGGGCGCCTTTTTCTTCCTCATCAACGGTCCTGAGATTATGAGCAAGATGGCTGGCGAGTCGGAGAGCAACCTGCGCAAGGCCttcgaggaggccgagaagAACGCGCCGTCGATCATTTTTATCGACGAAATCGACTCCATCGCCCCGAAGCGTGAGAAAGCGCAGGGCGAGGTGGAGAAGCGTATCGTTTCGCAGCTTCTCACCCTAATGGACGGCATGAAATCGCGCTCGCAGGTGATcgtgatggcggcgacgaACCGCCCGAACACCATCGATCCAGCCTTGCGCCGTTTTGGCCGCTTCGACCGCGAGCTCGACATTGGCGTGCCGGACGAGACTGGTCGCTTGGAGATCATTCGTATCCACACCAAGAACATGAAGCTGGCCGACGACATTGATCTGGAGAAGGTGGCAAAGGACTCGCACGGCTTTGTCGGCGCCGATTTGGCGCAGCTCTGCACCGAGGCTGCCATGCAGTGCATTCGCGAGAAGCTGTCCATCATCGACTGGGAGGATGACACCATCGATGCCGAGGTGATGAACGCGATGTGTGTAACGCAGGAGCACTTTCGTGAGGCCATGGCGAAGACGAACCCGTCTGCGCTGCGCGAGACACAGGTGGAAACTCCGAACGTCGTCTGGGAGGATGTGGGCGGCCTCCTGGACGTCAAGCGCGAGCTGCAGGAACTGGTGCAGTACCCCGTCGAGTACCCGTGGAAGTTCGAAAAGTACGGCATGTCGCCGCCGAAGGGTGTCCTCTTCTACGGACCACCCGGTTGCGGTAAGACGCTCTTGGCCAAGGCGATTGCGACGGAGTGCCAGGCGAACTTCATCTCCATCAAAGGCCCGGAGCTTCTGACAATGTGGTTCGGTGAATCGGAGGCGAATGTGCGCGACGTCTTCGACAAGGctcgtgctgcggcgccttgCGTGCTCTTTTTTGATGAACTGGACTCCGTGGCCAAGTCCCGCGGCGCCCACGGCGATGGAGGCGCGAGCGACCGCGTGATCAACCAAATCCTGACAGAGATGGACGGCATGAACGTCAAAAAGAATGTCTTCATCATCGGTGCGACGAACCGGCCAGACGTGCTGGACCCTGCGATCATGCGTCCTGGTCGTCTCGACCAGCTCATCTACATTCCATTGCCTGACAAGGCGTCTCGTGTGGCCATTATCAAGGCGAGCTTCCGCAAGTCGCCGCTAGCCTCCGACGTCGACGTGGATCAGattgccgccgccacgcacggCTTCTCCGGCGCCGACTTGTCTGGCATCTGCCAGCGCGCGTGCAAGATGGCAATCCGCGAGTCGATCAACAAGGAAATTCAGCTcgaggagctgaagaagAGCGGGCAGTTGGACGAAAACGCTGATATCGACCCGGTGCCGGAGATCACGCGCGCTCATGTGGAGGAGGCAATGCGCGGTGCCCGCCGGTCCGTCTCTGACGCAGACATTCGCCGCTACGATATGTTCAAAACCTCCTTGCAGCAGAGCCGCGCCTTCGGCGCTAGTAACCCACCCCCAGCGGaggccgctgcgccagctggcagcggggcgccgccgccagcagacgacgacgacctcTACAGCtaa
- a CDS encoding putative adenylate kinase → MPLFIILFGPPGSGKGTVSHLLVKEYGFVHLSAGNLLREEVLKKSPLGRRCAEIMSEGSLIPDELVVDLVCNRLSEQAVQKHGILLDGFPRNLRQAEVLTARGFKFDMMIFLDVSPEILLDRCLSRRLDPVTGRIYNLKSDPPSPEVADRLQIRSDDTKEKHERRMQIYNSQKATLIAHYSDIIIEINADPEIKVVFKELQKKINKRLQGTTTQVPLAKL, encoded by the coding sequence ATGCCACTGTTTATCATTCTATTTGGCCCCCCTGGCAGCGGCAAGGGGACAGTGAGCCATCTGCTCGTAAAAGAGTACGGCTTTGTCCACTTGAGTGCCGGTAATCTGCTACGCGAAGAAGTGCTCAAAAAGTCTCCGCTAGGGCGGAGGTGTGCAGAAATCATGTCCGAAGGGTCCCTGATCCCGGACGAGCTCGTCGTCGACCTCGTGTGCAACCGGCTGAGTGAGCAGGCTGTGCAGAAGCACGGTATTTTGCTTGACGGCTTTCCACGGAACCTGCGGCAGGCAGAGGTGCTCACGGCGCGCGGCTTCAAGTTTGACATGATGATTTTTCTCGACGTGTCGCCGGAGATTTTGCTCGACCGATGCCTTTCCCGTCGCCTCGACCCGGTGACGGGGCGCATTTACAACCTCAAGAGCGACCCGCCTTCGCCGGAGGTTGCGGACCGTCTTCAGATCCGCTCCGACGACACGAAAGAGAAGCACGAGCGTCGCATGCAGATCTACAACAGTCAGAAGGCAACTCTCATCGCCCATTACTCTGACATCATCATTGAGATCAACGCGGACCCGGAGATCAAGGTAGTCTTCAAGGAGCTGCAAAAGAAAATCAACAAGCGGTTGCAGGGCACCACCACGCAGGTCCCTCTGGCAAAGCTGTAG